GGCGTCGCCCAGCTTCAGCGCCAGCTCCGGGTCCCCGCTCACGCCGAACGCATCCAGGTACTTCGTGGTCGCGAGGCCGATATCCAGCCGCTGCAGGGCCTGGTCCCCCTCCCGCGTGAGCTTCCGGGCGCGCTCCACGTTGCGGTCGTTCGAGGAAATCTGCCGCGAGTAGAGCGGCACATAGCCGCCGCTCTGGACGGAGCCCGAGCCGCCGCCGGGCACCGGCGCGTTCTTCGGCACGGAGTACGGCTGCAGGTCCTGCGCCCCGCTGCCGGGGCCCACCGTGAAGTAGTAGGCGAAGAAGCCCACGGCGGCGACCACCAGCAGGATGGTCAGCGACTTGAAGAAGAACGCAACGCCGCTCCCACCGCCCGAGCCCGGGTTGGTGGGCACCAGCGAGTCCGTCTGCTCGATGGCGACGGTGGGCATGTCGTGCGCGTTCGCCGGCAGGGGCGCGAGCACGCCCGGCAGCGCGCGCACCGTGGCCTCCACCGTCACCTCGTTGCTGTCCCAGCCCGGCACGGTGGCGTCCCGGCCTTCGTTCATCGGGCCGCCGGTGGACTTGCGCGGCAGCGGCGCCAGCACCGCGGAGGGCTGCGCGCGGCGGGGCGAGGCCTCGGCGCGGCGGCGCTCCTTCTCCGCGGCCTGCAGCTCCGCCTTGAAGGCCTCGGCGTTGGCCGGGCGGTCATCCGGGCTCTTCGAGAGCGCCCGGAGGATGAGCCGCTCCAGCCCCGGGGAGATGCGCGCATCCGGCCGGCGCCGCGTGGGCGGCGGAGGCTCCTCGGTGAGGTGCTTGGTGGCGAAGCCCACCGCCGAGTCGGACTCGAAGGGCAGCAGGCCCGTCATCAACTGGTAGA
The genomic region above belongs to Pyxidicoccus trucidator and contains:
- a CDS encoding serine/threonine-protein kinase — encoded protein: MFCPSCGADAQESSRFCPACGATIVRAADADEYVGMTIAQKYRVEALIGEGGMGKVYRARQLALDKVVVLKVLRRTLLSDERTVARFQREAKAASRLNHVNSISVLDFGQAEDGALFIAMEYVAGQDLHQILSREWPLSEARVVKLVSQVLSALSDAHGAGVIHRDLKPENIMVEQRRNEGDFVKVLDFGIAKITDSTDDGPALTRAGFVCGTPEYMSPEQARGAQLDHRSDLYAVGVILYQLMTGLLPFESDSAVGFATKHLTEEPPPPTRRRPDARISPGLERLILRALSKSPDDRPANAEAFKAELQAAEKERRRAEASPRRAQPSAVLAPLPRKSTGGPMNEGRDATVPGWDSNEVTVEATVRALPGVLAPLPANAHDMPTVAIEQTDSLVPTNPGSGGGSGVAFFFKSLTILLVVAAVGFFAYYFTVGPGSGAQDLQPYSVPKNAPVPGGGSGSVQSGGYVPLYSRQISSNDRNVERARKLTREGDQALQRLDIGLATTKYLDAFGVSGDPELALKLGDAYWNRPNPDMAEARGWWERHLNEVPDSKARDLIKQRLGEALARPGTP